One Enterobacter asburiae genomic window, TTGCTGAAGAAGGTAGAGAAAGCGGTGGAAAGCGGAGACAAGAAGCCCCTGCGCACTTGGTCCCGTCGTTCAACGATCTTTCCTAACATGATCGGTTTGACCATCGCTGTCCATAATGGTCGTCAGCACGTTCCAGTCTTTGTTACCGACGAAATGGTTGGTCACAAACTGGGTGAATTCGCACCGACTCGTACTTATCGCGGCCACGCTGCTGATAAAAAAGCGAAGAAGAAATAAGGTAGGAGGAAGAGATGGAAACTTTAGCTCAACATCGCCATGCTCGTTCTTCTGCTCAGAAGGTTCGCCTTGTTGCTGACCTGATTCGCGGTAAGAAAGTGTCGCAGGCCCTGGACATCCTGACCTATACCAACAAGAAAGCTGCGGTATTGGTCAAGAAAGTACTGGAATCTGCCATTGCTAACGCTGAACACAACGATGGCGCTGACATCGACGATCTGAAAGTCGCGAAAATTTTCGTAGATGAAGGCCCAAGCATGAAGCGCATTATGCCGCGTGCGAAAGGTCGTGCAGATCGCATCCTGAAGCGCACCAGCCACATTACTGTGGTTGTGTCCGATCGCTGAGACTCTGGAGACTAGCAATGGGTCAGAAAGTACATCCTAATGGTATTCGCCTGGGTATTGTAAAACCATGGAACTCTACCTGGTTTGCGAACACCAAAGAATTCGCTGACAACCTGGACAGCGATTTTAAAGTACGTCAGTACCTGACTAAGGAACTGGCTAAAGCGTCTGTATCTCGTATCGTTATCGAGCGTCCAGCGAAGAGCATCCGTGTGACTATTCACACTGCTCGCCCTGGCATCGTTATCGGTAAGAAAGGCGAAGACGTAGAAAAACTGCGCAAGGTCGTAGCGGATATCGCTGGCGTTCCTGCACAGATCAATATCGCTGAAGTTCGTAAGCCTGAACTGGACGCTAAATTGGTTGCTGACAGCATCACTTCACAGCTGGAACGTCGTGTTATGTTCCGTCGTGCTATGAAGCGTGCTGTACAGAACGCAATGCGTCTGGGCGCTAAAGGTATCAAAGTTGAAGTTAGCGGCCGTCTGGGCGGCGCGGAAATCGCACGTACCGAATGGTACCGCGAAGGTCGCGTACCGCTGCACACTCTGCGTGCTGACATCGACTACAACACCTCTGAAGCGCACACCACTTACGGTGTAATCGGCGTTAAGGTATGGATCTTCAAAGGTGAGATCCTGGGTGGTATGGCTGCTGTTGAACAACCGGAAAAACCGGCTGCTCAACCTAAAAAGCAGCAGCGTAAAGGCCGTAAATAAGGAGCGTCGCTGATGTTACAACCAAAGCGTACAAAATTCCGTAAAGTGCACAAAGGCCGCAACCGTGGTCTGGCGCAGGGTACGGATGTTAGCTTCGGCACTTTCGGTCTGAAAGCTGTTGGCCGTGGTCGTCTGACTGCACGTCAGATCGAAGCAGCACGTCGTGCAATGACCCGTGCAGTTAAGCGTCAAGGTAAGATCTGGATCCGTGTATTCCCGGACAAACCGATCACCGAGAAGCCGCTGGAAGTTCGTATGGGTAAAGGTAAAGGTAACGTGGAGTACTGGGTTGCCTTGATCCAACCGGGCAAAGTCCTTTATGAAATGGACGGTGTTCCGGAAGAGCTGGCCCGTGAAGCCTTCGGCCTGGCAGCAGCGAAACTGCCTATCAAAACCACCTTTGTAACTAAGACGGTGATGTAATGAAAGCAAAAGAGCTGCGTGAAAAAAGCGTTGAAGAGCTGAACGCTGAGCTGCTGAACCTGCTGCGTGAGCAGTTCAACCTGCGTATGCAGGCTGCAAGTGGCCAGCTGCAACAGACTCACCTGCTGAAGCAAGTGCGTCGCAATGTTGCACGCGTTAAGACTTTACTGACTCAGAAGGCGGGTGCGTAATGACCGATAAAATCCGTACTCTGCAAGGTCGTGTTGTTAGCGACAAAATGGAGAAATCCATTGTTGTAGCTATCGAACGCATTGTGAAACACCCGATCTACGGTAAATTCATCAAGCGTACGACCAAACTGCACGTACATGACGAGAACAACGAATGTGGTATCGGCGACAAGGTTGAAATCCGTGAATGCCGTCCACTGTCCAAGACTAAGTCCTGGACGCTGGTTCGCGTTGTAGAGAAAGCGGTTCTGTAATACAGTACGCCTTCTCAATACGAATAAACGGCTCAGCGATGAGCCGTTTATTTTTTCTACCCATATTGCAGAAGCGGTGTTATAATGCCGCGCCCTCGATATGGGGCTTTTTAACGGCTCTGATTTTAGAGTCTCAGGTAGTAGTTGACATTAGCGGAGCACTAAAATGATCCAAGAACAGACTATGCTGAACGTCGCCGACAACTCCGGTGCACGTCGCGTAATGTGTATCAAGGTTCTGGGTGGCTCGCACCGTCGCTACGCAGGCGTAGGCGACATCATCAAGATCACCATCAAGGAAGCAATTCCACGTGGTAAGGTCAAAAAAGGTGATGTGCTGAAGGCGGTAGTGGTGCGCACCAAGAAGGGTGTTCGTCGCCCTGACGGTTCTGTCATTCGCTTCGATGGTAATGCATGCGTTATTTTAAACAATAACAGCGAGCAGCCTATCGGCACGCGTATCTTTGGGCCGGTAACTCGTGAACTTCGTACTGAGAAGTTCATGAAAATTATCTCTCTGGCACCAGAAGTACTCTAAGGAGCGAATCATGGCAGCGAAAATCCGTCGTGATGACGAAGTTATCGTGTTAACCGGTAAAGATAAAGGTAAACGCGGTAAAGTAAAAAATGTTCTGTCTTCCGGCAAACTTGTCGTTGAAGGTATCAACCTGGTTAAGAAACATCAGAAGCCGGTTCCGGCCCTGAACCAACCAGGTGGCATCGTTGAAAAAGAAGCTGCTATTCAGGTTTCTAACGTTGCAATCTTCAATGCGGCTACCGGCAAGGCTGACCGTGTAGGCTTTAGATTCGAAGACGGCAAAAAAGTCCGTTTCTTCAAGTCTAACAGCGAAACTATCAAGTAATTTGGAGTAGTACGATGGCGAAACTGCATGATTACTACAAAGACGAAGTAGTTAACAAACTCATGACTGAGTTTAACTACAATTCTGTCATGCAAGTCCCTCGGGTCGAGAAGATCACCCTGAACATGGGTGTTGGTGAAGCGATCGCTGACAAGAAACTGCTGGATAACGCAGCAGCTGACCTGACAGCAATCTCCGGTCAAAAACCGCTGATCACCAAAGCACGCAAATCTGTTGCAGGCTTCAAAATCCGTCAGGGCTATCCGATCGGCTGTAAAGTAACTCTGCGTGGCGAACGCATGTGGGAGTTCTTTGAGCGCCTGATCACTATTGCTGTTCCACGTATCCGTGACTTCCGTGGCTTGTCCGCTAAGTCTTTCGACGGTCGTGGTAACTACAGCATGGGTGTCCGTGAGCAGATCATCTTCCCAGAAATCGACTACGATAAAGTCGACCGCGTGCGTGGTTTGGATATTACCATTACCACTACTGCGAAATCTGACGAAGAAGGCCGTGCTCTGCTGGCTGCCTTTGACTTCCCGTTCCGCAAGTAAGGTAGGGTTACTGAATGGCTAAGCAATCAATGAAAGCACGCGAAGTAAAGCGCGTAGCTTTAGCTGATAAATTCTTCGCTAAACGCGCTGAACTGAAAGCGATCATTTCTGATGTGAACGCTTCCGACGAAGATCGTTGGAATGCGGTTCTCAAGCTGCAGTCTCTGCCGCGTGATTCCAGCCCGTCTCGTCAGCGTAACCGCTGTCGTCAAACAGGTCGTCCACATGGTTATGTGGGCAAGTTTGGGTTGAGCCGTATCAAACTGCGTGAAGCCGCTATGCGCGGTGAAGTGCCAGGCTTGAAAAAGGCTAGCTGGTAATTACCAATTGAATCACGGGAGTAAAGACAGATGAGCATGCAAGATCCGATCGCGGATATGCTGACCCGTATCCGTAACGGTCAGGCCGCGAACAAAGTTGCGGTCACCATGCCTTCCGCCAAGCTGAAAGTGGCAATTGCCAACGTGCTGAAGGAAGAAGGTTTTATCGAAGATTTTAAAGTTGAAGGCGACACCAAGCCGGAACTGGAACTTACTCTCAAGTATTTCCAGGGTAAAGCTGTTGTAGAAAGCATTCAGCGTGTCAGCCGCCCAGGTCTGCGCATCTATAAGAAAAAAGATGAGCTGCCGAAAGTTATGGCTGGTCTTGGTATCGCAGTTGTTTCTACCTCTAAAGGTGTTATGACTGATCGTGCAGCGCGCCAGGCTGGTCTTGGTGGCGAAATTATCTGCTACGTAGCCTAATCGGAGGAAAGAATGTCTCGTGTTGCTAAAGCACCGGTCGTTATTCCTGCCGGCGTTGATGTAAAAATCGACGGTCAGGTTATTACGATCAAAGGTAAAAACGGCGAGCTGACTCGTACCCTCAACAAAGCTGTTGAAGTTAAACATGCAGATAACGCTCTGACCTTCGGTCCACGTGATGGTTTCGTGGATGGATGGGCTCAGGCTGGTACCGCGCGTGCCCTGCTGAACTCAATGGTTGTTGGTGTTACCGAAGGCTTCACTAAAAAGCTTCAGCTGGTTGGTGTAGGTTATCGTGCAGCTATCAAAGGGAATGCAGTAGGCCTGTCTCTGGGCTTCTCACACCCTGTTGAGCATCCGCTGCCGGCCGGTATCACTGCAGAATGTCCGACTCAAACTGAAATCGTGCTGAAAGGCGCTGATAAACAGCTGATCGGTCAGGTTGCAGCAGATCTGCGCGCCTACCGTCGTCCTGAGCCTTACAAAGGCAAGGGTGTTCGTTACGCCGACGAAGTCGTGCGTACCAAAGAGGCTAAGAAGAAGTAAGGTAACACTATGGATAAGAAATCTGCTCGTATCCGTCGTGCGACCCGCGCACGCCGCAAGCTCAAAGAGCTGGGTGCAACTCGCCTGGTGGTACATCGTACCCCGCGTCATATTTACGCACAGGTAATTGCACCGAACGGTTCTGAAGTTCTGGTAGCTGCTTCTACTGTAGAAAAAGCTATCTCAGAACAATTGAAGTACACCGGTAACAAAGACGCCGCTGCAGCTGTGGGTAAAGCTGTTGCTGAACGCGCTCTGGAAAAAGGCATCAGCAATGTTTCCTTTGACCGTTCCGGGTTCCAATATCATGGTCGTGTCCAGGCACTGGCAGATGCTGCCCGTGAAGCTGGCCTTCAGTTCTAAGGTAGAGGTGTAAGATGGCTCACATCGAAAAACAGGCTGGCGAACTGCAGGAAAAGCTGATCGCGGTAAACCGCGTATCTAAAACCGTTAAAGGTGGTCGTATTTTCTCCTTCACAGCTCTGACTGTAGTAGGCGATGGTAACGGTCGCGTTGGTTTTGGTTACGGTAAAGCGCGTGAAGTTCCAGCAGCGATCCAGAAAGCGATGGAAAAAGCCCGTCGCAATATGATTAACGTCGCGCTGAACAACGGCACCCTGCAGCACCCAGTTAAAGGTGTTCACACGGGTTCTCGTGTATTCATGCAGCCAGCTTCAGAAGGTACCGGTATCATCGCCGGTGGTGCAATGCGCGCCGTTCTGGAAGTTGCTGGGGTTCATAACGTTCTGGCCAAAGCATATGGTTCCACCAACCCGATCAACGTGGTTCGTGCAACTATTGATGGCCTGGAAAATATGAATTCTCCAGAAATGGTCGCTGCCAAGCGTGGTAAATCCGTTGAAGAAATTCTGGGGTAATTGACCATGGCAAAGACTATTAAAATCACTCAAACCCGCAGTGCAATCGGTCGTCTGCCGAAACACAAGGCAACGCTGCTTGGCCTGGGTCTGCGTCGTATTGGTCATACCGTTGAGCGCGAGGATACTCCTGCTGTTCGTGGTATGGTCAACGCGGTTTACTTCATGGTTAAAGTTGAGGAGTAAGAGATGCGTTTAAATACTCTGTCTCCGGCCGAAGGCTCTAAAAAGGCGGGTAAACGCCTGGGTCGTGGTATCGGTTCTGGCCTCGGCAAAACCGGTGGTCGTGGTCACAAAGGTCAGAACTCTCGTTCTGGCGGTGGCGTACGTCGCGGTTTCGAGGGTGGCCAGATGCCACTGTACCGTCGTCTGCCGAAGTTCGGTTTCACCTCTCGCAAAGCAGCGATCACAGCGGAAATCCGTCTGTCTGACCTGGCGAAAGTTGAAGGCGGCGTTGTAGACCTGAACACGCTGAAAGCAGCAAACATTATCGGTATCCAGATCGAGTTCGCGAAAGTGATCCTGGCTGGTGAAGTTTCTACTCCGGTAACTGTTCGTGGCCTGCGTGTTACTAAAGGTGCTCGTGCTGCTATCGAAGCTGCTGGCGGTAAAATTGAGGAATAAGTAGCAGATGGCTAAGCAACCGGGATTAGATTTTCAAAGTGCCAAAGGTGGATTTGGCGAGCTGAAACGCAGACTGCTGTTTGTTATCGGCGCGCTGATTGTGTTCCGTATTGGCTCTTTTATTCCGATCCCTGGTATCGATGCCGCTGTACTTGCCAAACTGCTTGAGCAACAGCGAGGCACCATCATTGAAATGTTCAACATGTTCTCTGGTGGTGCTCTCAGCCGTGCTTCTATCTTCGCATTGGGTATTATGCCGTACATTTCGGCATCTATTATTATCCAGCTGCTGACGGTCGTTCATCCGGCCCTGGCAGAGTTGAAGAAAGAAGGGGAGTCTGGACGTCGTAAGATTAGTCAGTACACCCGTTACGGTACTCTGGTGCTGGCAATATTCCAGTCGATCGGTATTGCTACCGGTCTGCCGAATATGCCTGGTATGCAGGGCCTGGTGTTAAACCCGGGCTTTGCATTCTACTTCACCGCTGTTGTAAGTCTGGTCACAGGGACAATGTTCCTGATGTGGCTCGGCGAACAGATTACTGAGCGTGGTATCGGTAACGGTATCTCAATCATTATCTTCGCCGGTATTGTTGCGGGCCTCCCGCCAGCCATCGCCCATACTATCGAGCAAGCGCGTCAAGGCGACCTGCACTTCCTCCTGTTGCTGTTGGTTGCAGTATTAGTATTTGCAGTGACGTTCTTTGTTGTCTTCGTTGAACGTGGCCAACGCCGCATTGTGGTGAACTACGCTAAACGTCAGCAGGGTCGTCGTGTCTATGCTGCACAGAGCACACATTTACCGCTGAAAGTGAACATGGCGGGGGTTATCCCGGCTATCTTCGCTTCCAGTATTATTCTGTTCCCGGCAACCATCGCGTCATGGTTCGGGGGCGGTACTGGTTGGAACTGGCTGACAACAATTTCGCTGTATTTGCAGCCTGGGCAACCACTTTATGTGTTACTCTATGCGTCTGCGATCATCTTCTTCTGTTTCTTCTACACGGCGTTGGTCTTCAACCCGCGTGAAACAGCAGATAACCTGAAGAAGTCCGGTGCATTTGTACCAGGAATTCGTCCGGGAGAGCAAACGGCGAAGTATATCGATAAAGTAATGACTCGCCTGACTTTGGTTGGTGCGCTTTATATTACTTTTATCTGCCTGATCCCGGAGTTCATGCGTGATGCAATGAAAGTACCGTTCTACTTCGGTGGGACCTCACTGCTTATCGTTGTTGTCGTGATTATGGACTTTATGGCTCAAGTGCAAACTCTGATGATGTCCAGTCAGTATGAGTCTGCATTGAAGAAGGCGAACCTGAAAGGCTACGGCCGCTAAATGGTCGCCTGAGAAGTTACGGAGAGTAAAAATGAAAGTTCGTGCTTCCGTCAAGAAATTATGCCGTAACTGCAAAATCGTTAAGCGTGATGGTGTCATCCGTGTGATTTGCAGTGCCGAGCCGAAGCATAAACAGCGCCAAGGCTGATTATTTCGCATATTTTTCTTGCAAAGTTGGGTTGAGCTGGCTAGATTAGCCAGCCAATCTTTTGTATGTCTGTACGTTTCCATTTGAGTATCCTGAAAACGGGCTTTTCAGCATGGTGCGTACATATTAAATAGTAGGAGTGCATAGTGGCCCGTATAGCAGGCATTAACATTCCTGATCAGAAACATGCTGTGATCGCATTAACTTCGATCTACGGCGTCGGCAAGACCCGTTCTAAAGCCATTCTGGCTGCAGCGGGTATCGCTGAAGATGTTAAGATCAGTGAGCTGTCTGAAGAACAAATCGACACGCTGCGTGACGAAGTTGCCAAATTTGTCGTTGAAGGTGATCTGCGCCGTGAAATCAGCATGAGCATCAAGCGCCTGATGGATCTTGGTTGCTATCGCGGTTTGCGTCATCGTCGTGGTCTGCCAGTGCGCGGTCAGCGTACTAAGACCAACGCACGTACCCGTAAGGGTCCGCGCAAACCGATCAAGAAATAATCGGGGTGATTGAATAATGGCAAAGGCACCAGTTCGTGCACGTAAACGTGTAAGAAAACAAGTCTCTGACGGCGTGGCTCATATCCATGCTTCTTTCAACAACACCATCGTTACTATTACTGATCGTCAGGGTAACGCATTGGGTTGGGCAACAGCCGGTGGTTCCGGTTTCCGTGGTTCTCGCAAATCCACTCCGTTCGCAGCTCAGGTTGCAGCAGAGCGTTGCGCAGAAGCCGTAAAAGAATACGGCATCAAGAATCTGGAAGTTATGGTTAAAGGTCCGGGTCCGGGTCGTGAATCTACTGTTCGCGCTCTGAACGCCGCTGGTTTCCGCATCACGAATATTACTGATGTGACTCCGATCCCTCATAACGGTTGTCGTCCGCCGAAAAAACGTCGCGTATAACGCTCCGTTTTTTAGGTTAGTTGGAGATAGAAAATGGCAAGATATTTGGGTCCTAAGCTCAAGCTGAGCCGTCGTGAGGGCACCGACTTATTCCTTAAGTCTGGCGTTCGCGCGATCGATACCAAGTGTAAAATTGAACAAGCTCCTGGCCAGCACGGTGCGCGTAAACCGCGTCTGTCTGACTATGGTGTGCAGTTGCGTGAAAAGCAAAAAGTTCGCCGTATGTACGGTGTGCTGGAGCGTCAGTTCCGTAACTACTATAAAGAAGCAGCACGTCTGAAAGGCAACACAGGTGAAAACCTGCTGGCTCTGCTGGAAGGTCGTCTGGACAACGTTGTATACCGTATGGGCTTCGGCGCTACTCGTGCTGAATCACGTCAGCTGGTTAGCCACAAAGCAATCATGGTAAACGGTCGTGTTGTTAACATCGCTTCTTATCAGGTTAAAGCGAATGACGTTGTTAGCATTCGTGAGAAAGCGAAAAAGCAATCTCGCGTGAAGGCCGCTCTGGAGCTGGCTGAGCAGCGTGAAAAGCCAACCTGGCTGGAAGTTGATGCTGGCAAGATGGAAGGTACGTTCAAGCGTCAGCCAGAACGTTCTGATCTGTCTGCGGACATTAACGAACACCTGATCGTCGAGCTTTACTCCAAGTAAAGCTTAGTACCAAAGAGAGGACACAATGCAGGGTTCTGTGACAGAGTTTCTAAAACCGCGCCTGGTAGATATCGAGCAAGTGAGTTCGACGCACGCCAAGGTGACCCTTGAGCCTTTAGAGCGTGGCTTTGGCCATACTCTGGGTAACGCACTGCGCCGTATTCTGCTCTCATCGATGCCGGGTTGCGCGGTGACCGAGGTTGAGATTGATGGTGTACTTCATGAGTACAGCACCAAAGAAGGCGTTCAGGAAGATATCCTTGAAATCCTGCTCAACCTGAAAGGGCTGGCGGTGAGAGTTCAGGGTAAAGATGAAGTTATTCTTACTCTGAATAAATCTGGCATTGGCCCTGTGACTGCAGCCGACATCACCCACGACGGTGATGTTGAAATCGTCAAGCCGCAGCACGTGATCTGCCACCTGACCGATGAGAACGCAGCTATTAGCATGCGTATCAAAGTTCAGCGCGGTCGTGGTTATGTGCCGGCTTCTGCCCGAATTCATTCGGAAGAAGATGAGCGCCCAATCGGCCGTCTGCTGGTCGACGCATGCTATAGCCCTGTAGAGCGTATTGCCTACAATGTTGAAGCAGCGCGTGTAGAACAGCGTACCGACCTGGACAAGCTGGTCATCGAAATGGAAACCAACGGCACAATCGATCCTGAAGAGGCGATTCGTCGTGCGGCAACCATCCTGGCAGAACAACTGGAAGCTTTCGTTGACTTACGTGATGTACGTCAGCCGGAAGTGAAAGAAGAGAAACCAGAATTCGATCCGATCCTGCTGCGCCCTGTTGACGATCTCGAATTGACTGTCCGCTCTGCTAACTGCCTCAAGGCAGAAGCTATCCACTATATCGGTGATCTGGTACAGCGTACCGAGGTTGAGTTGCTGAAAACGCCGAACCTGGGTAAAAAATCTCTTACTGAGATTAAAGACGTGCTGGCTTCACGTGGTCTGTCTCTGGGCATGCGCCTGGAAAACTGGCCACCGGCAAGCATTGCTGACGAGTAACCGGATCACAGGTTAAGGTTTTACTGAGAAGGATAAGGTCATGCGCCATCGTAAGAGTGGTCGTCAACTGAACCGCAACAGCAGCCATCGCCAGGCTATGTTCCGCAACATGGCAGGTTCACTGGTTCGTCATGAGATCATCAAGACGACCCTGCCTAAAGCGAAAGAGCTGCGTCGCGTAGTTGAGCCGCTGATTACTCTTGCCAAGACTGACAGCGTTGCTAATCGTCGTCTGGCATTCGCCCGTACTCGTGATAACGAGATCGTGGCAAAACTGTTTAACGAACTGGGCCCGCGTTTCGCGAGCCGTGCCGGTGGTTACACTCGCATTCTGAAGTGTGGTTTCCGTGCAGGCGACAACGCGCCGATGGCTTACATCGAGCTGGTTGATCGTTCAGAGAAAGCAGAAGCTGCTGCAGAGTAATCTGCAGTAACGTAAAAAAACCCGCTTCGGCGGGTTTTTTTATATCCGCGATACCCCCACTTCTCTACAATGTCTGTATCAATTCTGTTCATCCCCCGGAGCTGGTAATGTGGTTGCTCGACCAGTGGGCAGAACGCCATATTCGCGATGCCCAAAGAAAAGGTGAATTCGACGATCTTCCGGGTAGCGGCGAACCCCTTGTGCTTGACGATGATTCGCACATCGCGCCTGAACTGCGCGCAGGATACCGTTTACTGAAAAATGCCGGCTGTCTCCCTCCTGAGCTCGAACAGCGCAGAGAGGCTGTAGAACTGTCCGATCTTCTCAACGGGATCCGCCATGACGATCCGCAATACTCTGAACTTAGCCGCCGCCTCGCCCTGCTTGAACTCAAACTGCGCCAGGCTGGGATGAATACTGATTTCCTTCGCGGTGAGTACGGTGAAAGATTGATGCTGAAAATAAACGAGGAGTAGTTATGTACCGTATCGGTGAACTTGCGAAGCTTGCGAACGTCACGCCGGATACCATCCGATATTACGAAAAGCAGCAGATGATCGATCATGAAGTTCGTACAGAGGGAGGCTTTCGCCTTTATACCGATAACGATCTGCAGCGACTGCGGTTTATTCGTTATGCGCGTCAGCTCGGCTTCACGCTGGATTCGATCCGTGAGTTATTATCGATCCGCATCGATCCGGAGCATCACACCTGCCAGGAATCTAAAAGCATTGTGCAGGCCCGGCTGGATGAAGTTGAAGCACGTATTCAGGAATTGCAAACCATGCAGCGCTCTCTGCAAAGGCTGAATGATGCCTGCTGCGGGACGGCCCACAGCAGTATTTACTGTTCAATTCTCGAAGCCCTTGAACAGGGAGCGAGTGGAGAAAAACAGGGCTGTTGATTTTTAGTTCATCCGGGTCTAGACTCCCGTCGTCATAAACCCTGCTCTGGAGACATTATGAGCCGCTATCAGCACACGAAAGGACAAATAAAGGACAATGCCATTGAGGCGTTACTTCACGACCCGTTATTCAGGCAACGCGTTGAGAAGAATAAAAAAGGGAAAGGAAGTTATCTGCGTAAAAACAAGCATGAAAAACGGGGTAACTGGGAGGCCAGTGGCAAGCAAGCGAATCGCTTATTTACCACTGGCCTTCCTGCTTTTATCTGTTGATTATACGCGGTTATTCTGCTCTTTTAACAGATCGCGGATCTCACTCAGCAGCACTTCTTCTTTCGTTGGTGCAGGTGCAGCAGCCGGCTCTTCTTTTTTACGGTTGAGCCTGTTGATCAGCTTGATAGCCATAAAAATGGCAAACGCGACAATCACAAAATCAAATACGTTCTGAATAAATACGCCGTAGTGCATTACTACTGCCGGAACATCACCTTGCGCTTCACGCAGCGTGAAAGCGAATTGTTTGAAATCAATGCCCCCGATTAATAGCCCTAAAGGTGGCATGATAATGTCGGCCACTAATGATGAAACAATCTTGCCGAATGCTGCACCAATAATGACACCCACTGCCAAATCCACCACGTTCCCGCGCATCGCAAATTCGCGAAATTCTTTAATAAAACTCATTGTTCTCTCCTTGTGCCAGCTGACGAGTATAAGTTTAACAAATGATTAGCCAATTGCCATTCGGGATAATTGAACGTTATGAAAAATAAAAGGCACAGAAATAAAAAGGATAAAGTACGGGTGCTCATTCTCGAGCACCCAAATCTTTAAAGGAAGAATGGACTTGGCTGGAATAAACGTTCGACGTCGGTAATAAACTTTTTAT contains:
- a CDS encoding alternative ribosome-rescue factor A, which codes for MSRYQHTKGQIKDNAIEALLHDPLFRQRVEKNKKGKGSYLRKNKHEKRGNWEASGKQANRLFTTGLPAFIC
- the rpsK gene encoding 30S ribosomal protein S11: MAKAPVRARKRVRKQVSDGVAHIHASFNNTIVTITDRQGNALGWATAGGSGFRGSRKSTPFAAQVAAERCAEAVKEYGIKNLEVMVKGPGPGRESTVRALNAAGFRITNITDVTPIPHNGCRPPKKRRV
- the secY gene encoding preprotein translocase subunit SecY, with the translated sequence MAKQPGLDFQSAKGGFGELKRRLLFVIGALIVFRIGSFIPIPGIDAAVLAKLLEQQRGTIIEMFNMFSGGALSRASIFALGIMPYISASIIIQLLTVVHPALAELKKEGESGRRKISQYTRYGTLVLAIFQSIGIATGLPNMPGMQGLVLNPGFAFYFTAVVSLVTGTMFLMWLGEQITERGIGNGISIIIFAGIVAGLPPAIAHTIEQARQGDLHFLLLLLVAVLVFAVTFFVVFVERGQRRIVVNYAKRQQGRRVYAAQSTHLPLKVNMAGVIPAIFASSIILFPATIASWFGGGTGWNWLTTISLYLQPGQPLYVLLYASAIIFFCFFYTALVFNPRETADNLKKSGAFVPGIRPGEQTAKYIDKVMTRLTLVGALYITFICLIPEFMRDAMKVPFYFGGTSLLIVVVVIMDFMAQVQTLMMSSQYESALKKANLKGYGR
- the rpmJ gene encoding 50S ribosomal protein L36 produces the protein MKVRASVKKLCRNCKIVKRDGVIRVICSAEPKHKQRQG
- the rpsM gene encoding 30S ribosomal protein S13, which gives rise to MARIAGINIPDQKHAVIALTSIYGVGKTRSKAILAAAGIAEDVKISELSEEQIDTLRDEVAKFVVEGDLRREISMSIKRLMDLGCYRGLRHRRGLPVRGQRTKTNARTRKGPRKPIKK
- the mscL gene encoding large-conductance mechanosensitive channel protein MscL — protein: MSFIKEFREFAMRGNVVDLAVGVIIGAAFGKIVSSLVADIIMPPLGLLIGGIDFKQFAFTLREAQGDVPAVVMHYGVFIQNVFDFVIVAFAIFMAIKLINRLNRKKEEPAAAPAPTKEEVLLSEIRDLLKEQNNRV
- a CDS encoding DNA-directed RNA polymerase subunit alpha; its protein translation is MQGSVTEFLKPRLVDIEQVSSTHAKVTLEPLERGFGHTLGNALRRILLSSMPGCAVTEVEIDGVLHEYSTKEGVQEDILEILLNLKGLAVRVQGKDEVILTLNKSGIGPVTAADITHDGDVEIVKPQHVICHLTDENAAISMRIKVQRGRGYVPASARIHSEEDERPIGRLLVDACYSPVERIAYNVEAARVEQRTDLDKLVIEMETNGTIDPEEAIRRAATILAEQLEAFVDLRDVRQPEVKEEKPEFDPILLRPVDDLELTVRSANCLKAEAIHYIGDLVQRTEVELLKTPNLGKKSLTEIKDVLASRGLSLGMRLENWPPASIADE
- the rplQ gene encoding 50S ribosomal protein L17 — protein: MRHRKSGRQLNRNSSHRQAMFRNMAGSLVRHEIIKTTLPKAKELRRVVEPLITLAKTDSVANRRLAFARTRDNEIVAKLFNELGPRFASRAGGYTRILKCGFRAGDNAPMAYIELVDRSEKAEAAAE
- a CDS encoding DUF1992 domain-containing protein, encoding MWLLDQWAERHIRDAQRKGEFDDLPGSGEPLVLDDDSHIAPELRAGYRLLKNAGCLPPELEQRREAVELSDLLNGIRHDDPQYSELSRRLALLELKLRQAGMNTDFLRGEYGERLMLKINEE
- the rpsD gene encoding 30S ribosomal protein S4 — protein: MARYLGPKLKLSRREGTDLFLKSGVRAIDTKCKIEQAPGQHGARKPRLSDYGVQLREKQKVRRMYGVLERQFRNYYKEAARLKGNTGENLLALLEGRLDNVVYRMGFGATRAESRQLVSHKAIMVNGRVVNIASYQVKANDVVSIREKAKKQSRVKAALELAEQREKPTWLEVDAGKMEGTFKRQPERSDLSADINEHLIVELYSK
- the zntR gene encoding Zn(2+)-responsive transcriptional regulator, with protein sequence MYRIGELAKLANVTPDTIRYYEKQQMIDHEVRTEGGFRLYTDNDLQRLRFIRYARQLGFTLDSIRELLSIRIDPEHHTCQESKSIVQARLDEVEARIQELQTMQRSLQRLNDACCGTAHSSIYCSILEALEQGASGEKQGC